TAATGCAGTGAGCAAGTTTGGGTTCTGCATACATCTTCAATGCCTATACTTTGGTCTTGATATATACACATTTCTTCGATATACACAAGAATTCACAAACAGGTGAAGTTAAATCCTCTTATgatctttcaaattttcaattgccTATACCAACTAAACCGGAATGGCCACCAAATTCCCCATCAGGCCAGAAAACCATCATCTTCTTGGCAAGGATGGGGCAATAATCTCCAATTTCCAAAGtcatttgtttttactttatatGATCAATTCATTCTGAATCcaagcaaagaaaaacatcTAACAGACTACAAGCCACTTTAGACAGGTTTCCCCCTTTGACAGGCTCTCACAATGAAAGGGCAGAGCAAGACCAGCAAAAAATCACACATCAACGTTATTATTGggtaaaaaatttcataattcaaGTAAAAATTCTGGTTGTTCTGCTGGGGAAGTTATGCAACTCGGCATTtgtagaaaaaagaaagcgATACAATGACAAAACTTCCTTGGCCCACACAAATAAGGGGAAAGGGATACATTTATGAGGATATCAAAGAACAACAACAGattcaataaattttgaaaaaaaacttatgcacCGTAGTCAAGCAAGAACTGAGTACCACCTAGTTCGGCTGTTGATGCTGCTGGACTGAACCTGCATCAATTCCAAAACCCTGATGGTGCTGCTTGATGTGAGCGCAGAGTACGTAAAAGAATAAGGTATGACTCCCCAGCAAGAACGAATATTGAAAAATTCTTCACTATAACATGCCTTATTGCTCTTCATGTTGGCTATATGAACTTGCCTTCATGTTCTGAATCTCTGATTCACACTTATTGAAGGGtctgggaaaaaaaaattatgaaaagccGCATTACAAGTCTCTCTCCAAGAGCTCTCTCATCTTAAGAGCCCAAAATCTGTACATCTCAATGAGTCCATAACAAAGAGTGCCTCCGCCTATCAGGCTTGTGTCTCCTAATATGATCATTGTTTATGGGCTTCAACATTCTATCTGCCTCAATTTCAGACTGAAGCAGAGACTGCAGCATCTTCAACTGTCCACTACATTGCTTGTGGTCAGAAGAGTAGGCACCATTAGCATTCTCTTCATCTAGATTAAACTCTCTCTGGTAGGGTGACTGCCATTTCGCTTGCAAATAAGCAAGTGATCTCCATGGAGGTAGAGGCATTGAGTTCTGCTTCAGGGAAGATCTAGCAGCTTCAACCATAACTTGGAGAAACTGTTTCATCCTAGTCAAGGAGCCCACATAAACAACAGGTAGTGAATTCAATATTCTATCATACGAGTGAACAGCTCTAGCTATTTCAAAGTGGCTTCGGAAATCAAGGTCAATGATGAGACGCTCCGAGCTCCCTGAATTGTTGAAGTTGACCACATCAATATATTCATGATCCCCTGTGAAACGACGTTACGAAACCAAAACTGTCAAAAATGATTGAAGTTGAGAATTCCCACTCCTCAAATAGAATCAGAAACCTACAAAACCCAGTTAAATTGAGCAGACAGGACAATTCCCACAAGCCCGCCTgcccattttcattttgtggaAACAATATTGAAAATAGTATACAAACTATATAAGAGACATTCTAAACAGATTGCTTAATAGAGTGTGTGGGATCACAGAATCGATATAATGGTACACTCTGGGTTCGGTTGACATCCAAAATAGGAAACAGATACAAACAGAGTGTTTTATGCacccaacaaaagaaaaactgcatgaaagaaaaacccaaattctATACAATAAAGGTTTTGCA
The Prunus dulcis chromosome 2, ALMONDv2, whole genome shotgun sequence DNA segment above includes these coding regions:
- the LOC117618672 gene encoding uncharacterized protein LOC117618672, with protein sequence MDCRVCMAGGDVWMRGQIGGNFSHESEHDLALMVTDFWENGSAGAESWCSSDSDSALSDLAHLADKIPFYKRSVAQYEKDLTSVVHSLILSISENDLHFVKSGPCNASCLKFSLVKLLRLSGYDAAVCVARWQGSGKVPGGDHEYIDVVNFNNSGSSERLIIDLDFRSHFEIARAVHSYDRILNSLPVVYVGSLTRMKQFLQVMVEAARSSLKQNSMPLPPWRSLAYLQAKWQSPYQREFNLDEENANGAYSSDHKQCSGQLKMLQSLLQSEIEADRMLKPINNDHIRRHKPDRRRHSLLWTH